Proteins encoded in a region of the Pseudomonas syringae KCTC 12500 genome:
- a CDS encoding CidA/LrgA family protein has product MLLRGLTWLVLFQLLGTALNHLFLSILPGPIIGLVLLMAYLMWRGEVSEPISMAASSLLRYLPLLLVPPAVGVMVYASAIAEDFWAIFGTLTLSLMISMVFVGWLMQTLIRRQAQRRELP; this is encoded by the coding sequence ATGCTGTTAAGGGGTTTGACATGGCTGGTGCTGTTCCAATTGCTGGGGACCGCACTCAACCACCTGTTTCTGTCGATTTTGCCGGGGCCGATCATCGGCCTTGTGCTGTTGATGGCCTATCTGATGTGGCGCGGTGAAGTCAGCGAGCCGATCAGCATGGCGGCCAGCAGTCTGCTGCGCTATCTGCCGTTGCTGCTGGTGCCGCCTGCGGTCGGGGTGATGGTGTACGCGTCGGCCATCGCCGAGGACTTCTGGGCTATCTTTGGCACGCTGACCCTGTCGCTGATGATTTCCATGGTCTTTGTCGGCTGGCTGATGCAGACACTGATCAGGCGTCAAGCTCAGCGCCGGGAGTTGCCATGA
- a CDS encoding MaoC family dehydratase — MPFVPVAELKQHIGKDAGYSDWLTIDQQRINLFADATGDFQFIHVDPVKAAQTPFGATIAHGFLSLSLIPQLMEGIMVLPEGLKMAVNYGIDRVRFVQPVTVNSRVRLKVQLTDVSEKKPGQWLLKATATLEIEGQEKPAFVAEPLTLCFV, encoded by the coding sequence ATGCCTTTTGTACCCGTCGCAGAACTCAAGCAACACATCGGCAAGGACGCAGGCTATTCAGACTGGCTGACCATCGACCAGCAGCGTATCAACCTGTTCGCCGACGCCACAGGGGACTTCCAATTCATCCATGTCGACCCTGTCAAAGCGGCGCAGACGCCGTTCGGCGCGACCATTGCACACGGCTTTCTGTCGTTGTCGCTGATCCCCCAACTCATGGAGGGCATCATGGTACTGCCCGAAGGCTTGAAGATGGCGGTCAATTACGGGATAGACAGAGTGCGCTTCGTTCAACCGGTGACGGTCAACTCACGGGTGCGCCTCAAGGTCCAGCTGACCGACGTGAGCGAGAAAAAACCCGGACAGTGGTTGCTCAAGGCAACGGCCACGCTGGAGATAGAAGGTCAGGAAAAACCCGCATTTGTGGCCGAACCTTTAACGTTGTGTTTCGTGTAA
- a CDS encoding LrgB family protein, with amino-acid sequence MNLDWHGAWLSVIHHPLFGIAITLGAYQLAMAAYERTRWLFLQPVLVSMVVVIGVVLFCDLEYTEYRKSTEILVTLLGPATVALAVPLYLNMRRIRQLFWPVLTTLVVGGVFATGLCVGFGVLFGADHMILMTMAPKSVTSPIAMLVAEQIGGVAALAAVFVLITGVFGAIFGPGLLSLIGVDNPAARGMALGLTAHAVGTSVALQEGEESGAFAALAMSLMGVATALFLPLAMSLAI; translated from the coding sequence ATGAATCTTGACTGGCACGGTGCATGGTTGTCGGTGATTCACCACCCGCTTTTCGGCATCGCGATAACCCTGGGCGCCTATCAACTGGCGATGGCGGCCTACGAAAGAACCCGCTGGCTGTTTCTGCAGCCTGTGCTGGTCTCGATGGTGGTGGTGATCGGGGTCGTGCTGTTTTGCGACCTGGAATACACCGAGTACCGCAAAAGCACCGAGATTCTGGTCACGCTGCTGGGGCCTGCAACCGTCGCGCTGGCGGTCCCGCTCTACTTGAATATGCGGCGCATCCGCCAGTTGTTCTGGCCGGTCTTGACTACGCTGGTAGTCGGCGGGGTGTTTGCCACCGGCTTGTGCGTGGGGTTCGGGGTGCTGTTCGGTGCCGACCACATGATTCTGATGACCATGGCACCGAAGTCAGTGACATCGCCCATCGCCATGCTGGTCGCCGAGCAGATCGGCGGGGTTGCCGCACTGGCGGCGGTTTTTGTGTTGATTACTGGCGTATTCGGTGCAATTTTCGGCCCTGGTCTGTTGTCACTGATCGGGGTGGATAATCCTGCTGCCCGAGGCATGGCGCTGGGGCTTACCGCGCATGCGGTAGGCACATCCGTGGCATTGCAGGAGGGGGAAGAATCGGGGGCTTTTGCTGCGTTGGCAATGAGTCTGATGGGCGTTGCAACGGCATTGTTCCTGCCGCTGGCAATGTCGCTGGCCATTTAA
- a CDS encoding 3-oxoacyl-ACP reductase — MPSDRYIDFANSDMGRRLVKAVGLPAPTHLERWQAGRLRPVEGTLLISAGPLGDQVRQFASRLTDSLYSFGSDMPGATTWVSNQGPRLKAVVFDASQILRTDQLRQLRDFFQPLLRNLDHCAHVVILGKSPETLDDPLAASTQQAIEGFSRSLAKEVRNGATVKLLQVDDDAQDQLEGALRFFLTPKAAFISGQFVHLSACPSKVQDWTRPLAGRKAVVTGAARGIGASIAETLTRDGAQVILLDVPQTKNELEALASRLGGQALALDICAADAPAQLLEHLPDGVDILVHNAGITRDKTLVNMPEDFWDSVLAVNLNAPQVLTQVLLDAGALKDNARIVLMASISGIAGNRGQTNYTTSKAGLIGFARAMAPGLKSRGISINAVAPGFIETKMTAHMPFTLREAGRRMSSLGQGGSPQDVAEAVAWFSQPGSGAVSGQVLRVCGQNVIGA, encoded by the coding sequence ATGCCGTCAGATCGCTATATTGATTTCGCCAACTCCGACATGGGTCGGCGCCTGGTGAAGGCCGTCGGTCTGCCCGCCCCCACTCACCTGGAGCGCTGGCAGGCCGGACGTCTTCGGCCCGTCGAAGGAACATTGCTGATCAGCGCAGGACCGCTGGGGGATCAAGTCCGCCAGTTCGCCAGCCGCCTGACCGACTCGCTGTACAGTTTCGGCAGCGACATGCCCGGCGCCACGACGTGGGTGTCCAACCAAGGACCGCGCCTCAAAGCAGTGGTTTTCGACGCCAGCCAGATCCTGCGCACCGATCAGCTCAGGCAGTTGCGGGATTTCTTTCAGCCGCTGCTACGCAACCTCGATCACTGCGCGCATGTGGTCATCCTCGGCAAATCCCCCGAGACACTCGATGATCCGCTGGCGGCCAGCACTCAACAGGCCATCGAAGGCTTCAGCCGCTCACTGGCCAAGGAAGTGCGCAATGGCGCAACGGTCAAGTTGCTGCAGGTGGATGACGACGCGCAGGATCAACTGGAGGGTGCCCTGCGCTTCTTCCTCACGCCCAAGGCAGCGTTCATCTCTGGCCAGTTCGTCCACCTGAGTGCCTGCCCGAGCAAGGTGCAGGACTGGACCCGCCCGCTGGCCGGGCGCAAGGCCGTGGTGACGGGCGCGGCACGCGGCATTGGTGCGTCGATCGCCGAAACGCTGACCCGTGATGGCGCGCAGGTCATTCTGCTGGATGTACCGCAGACCAAAAACGAGCTGGAAGCACTGGCCTCGCGGCTTGGCGGTCAGGCTCTGGCACTGGATATCTGTGCTGCAGATGCCCCTGCACAATTGCTCGAACACCTGCCGGACGGCGTCGACATATTGGTGCACAACGCCGGCATCACGCGCGACAAGACACTGGTCAACATGCCGGAAGATTTCTGGGACTCGGTACTGGCGGTCAACCTCAATGCGCCGCAAGTGCTGACTCAGGTGCTGCTCGACGCGGGAGCCTTGAAGGACAACGCCCGGATCGTGCTCATGGCCTCGATCAGCGGCATCGCCGGTAATCGCGGGCAAACCAACTACACCACCAGCAAGGCCGGTCTGATCGGTTTTGCACGGGCCATGGCCCCCGGGCTCAAGTCACGCGGCATCAGCATCAACGCCGTCGCGCCGGGCTTCATCGAAACCAAAATGACCGCGCACATGCCGTTCACCCTGCGTGAAGCCGGGCGGCGCATGAGTTCGCTGGGTCAGGGCGGTTCGCCCCAGGACGTTGCCGAAGCAGTGGCGTGGTTCAGCCAGCCGGGCAGCGGCGCGGTGAGCGGTCAGGTTCTACGTGTATGTGGTCAAAACGTGATCGGGGCTTAA
- a CDS encoding DUF4136 domain-containing protein has translation MKHRSALFAVLLGTALLGISACQSDNPYVASSLPMPPAPAQAAKTLDMSAYPAPPRDYGRYRSWGWLNGQLPPGTAWVDSAQVVEAVSNGLDQRGLRPARGNQPADLYVTTTTRQETRLRQVREDYDPYYGGGMGYGRYDGYRPGYGGYASVPVVRTYQEKVMVVQINLIDARSGQPVWSASADARASNNLADRSSALRQAVQQALAAYPPS, from the coding sequence ATGAAACACCGTTCTGCCTTGTTTGCCGTGCTGCTTGGAACCGCTCTGCTCGGGATCAGCGCCTGCCAGAGCGACAACCCGTATGTTGCCAGCTCTCTGCCCATGCCTCCCGCTCCTGCGCAGGCGGCAAAGACGCTGGACATGAGCGCCTATCCTGCGCCGCCGCGTGACTATGGACGCTATCGATCCTGGGGCTGGCTCAACGGCCAGCTGCCGCCCGGAACGGCGTGGGTGGATTCGGCGCAGGTGGTCGAAGCCGTGAGCAACGGCCTGGACCAGCGTGGCTTGCGACCGGCTCGCGGCAATCAGCCGGCAGACCTGTACGTCACGACCACGACCCGGCAGGAAACCCGACTGCGTCAAGTGCGTGAAGATTACGATCCCTACTATGGGGGCGGCATGGGCTATGGGCGCTACGATGGATACCGGCCCGGTTATGGCGGCTACGCCAGTGTGCCGGTGGTGCGCACCTATCAGGAAAAGGTCATGGTGGTGCAGATCAACCTGATCGACGCGCGCAGCGGCCAGCCGGTATGGAGCGCCAGCGCCGATGCGCGCGCCAGCAATAATCTGGCCGACCGCAGCAGTGCGTTGCGTCAGGCCGTGCAACAGGCTCTGGCGGCCTACCCGCCTTCGTAA
- a CDS encoding LON peptidase substrate-binding domain-containing protein, translating to MTLPLFPLNAVLFPGCVLDLQLFEARYLDMIGRCMKQGEGFGVVCITEGSEVGSVPGGYSMIGCEALVTDFQQQENGLLGIRVVGGRRFRVVAAEVQRDQLLVAEVEWLEEPVERPLQEEDADLVALLEALAEHPMVASLNMGVSAGGQYALSNQLAYLLPFTEKDKVELLEIDDPEERLDAIQELLDEMQGDLQA from the coding sequence ATGACGCTGCCATTGTTTCCGCTGAATGCTGTGCTGTTTCCGGGGTGCGTGCTTGATCTGCAACTGTTTGAAGCCCGCTACCTGGACATGATCGGCCGCTGCATGAAGCAGGGGGAAGGGTTCGGTGTGGTGTGTATCACCGAGGGAAGTGAAGTCGGCTCAGTGCCGGGCGGCTACTCGATGATCGGCTGCGAAGCGCTGGTCACGGATTTTCAGCAGCAGGAAAACGGCTTGCTGGGCATTCGTGTCGTCGGCGGACGTCGCTTCCGGGTTGTCGCTGCTGAGGTTCAGCGCGATCAACTGCTGGTGGCCGAGGTCGAGTGGCTGGAAGAGCCCGTGGAGCGCCCGCTGCAGGAGGAAGACGCCGACCTCGTGGCCCTGCTCGAAGCGCTGGCCGAGCACCCTATGGTGGCTTCCTTGAACATGGGCGTGTCTGCCGGTGGGCAATACGCGTTGTCCAACCAGCTTGCCTATCTGCTGCCGTTCACCGAAAAAGACAAAGTGGAGCTGCTGGAAATCGACGATCCCGAAGAGCGCCTCGACGCGATTCAGGAATTGCTAGATGAAATGCAGGGCGATCTGCAGGCCTGA
- a CDS encoding MazG-like family protein, giving the protein MNLDELTQRLHRIRDQNDWKPFHSPKNLAMAASVEMAELVEIFQWLREDQSRELPADQLEHAGQEVGDIVLYLLLLCSELGLDMDTVVRNKLADSERRFAK; this is encoded by the coding sequence ATGAACCTCGACGAGTTGACCCAACGCCTGCACCGCATCCGCGACCAGAACGACTGGAAGCCATTTCACAGCCCGAAAAACCTGGCCATGGCTGCCAGTGTGGAGATGGCCGAGCTGGTGGAAATATTCCAGTGGCTGCGCGAAGACCAGTCCCGCGAGCTGCCTGCCGACCAATTGGAGCACGCCGGCCAGGAAGTCGGCGACATCGTCCTCTACCTGTTGCTGCTGTGCAGCGAACTGGGCCTGGACATGGACACAGTGGTGCGTAACAAGCTGGCTGACAGCGAGCGGAGATTTGCCAAGTGA
- a CDS encoding NAD(P)H-binding protein, with protein MYLTPQHILLAGATGLTGEHLLDRLLSEPTVTRVLAPTRKPLAEHSHLENPVGELATLLPTLSGRVDIAFCCLGTTIKQAGSQDAFKAVDLDMVTAFASRARELGARHLLVISAVGADPASSTFYNRVKGEMELALRAQGWPQLTIARPSLLVGSRPETRWVEQLAAPIAKLIPGKYGAIEACHLARALWRLALEEQNGERIVESDELRKLGK; from the coding sequence ATGTACCTGACGCCGCAACACATCCTGCTCGCAGGAGCCACGGGCCTGACAGGCGAGCATTTGCTGGACAGGCTGCTCAGCGAGCCGACCGTCACCCGCGTGCTGGCACCGACCCGCAAGCCGCTGGCCGAACACTCGCACCTGGAAAACCCGGTCGGCGAGCTGGCGACGCTGCTGCCAACGCTGTCTGGCCGGGTGGACATCGCATTCTGCTGCCTCGGCACCACGATCAAACAAGCGGGTTCGCAGGACGCCTTCAAGGCGGTTGATCTGGACATGGTCACAGCGTTCGCCAGCCGGGCCCGCGAACTCGGTGCTCGCCACTTGCTGGTGATCAGCGCAGTCGGCGCAGACCCGGCGTCCAGCACCTTCTACAACCGTGTCAAAGGCGAAATGGAACTGGCGCTTCGTGCGCAAGGCTGGCCGCAACTGACCATCGCCCGCCCTTCCCTGCTGGTGGGCAGCCGTCCTGAAACCCGCTGGGTCGAGCAACTGGCGGCGCCCATCGCCAAGCTGATCCCCGGCAAATACGGCGCCATCGAAGCCTGCCACCTGGCCCGCGCCCTGTGGCGGCTGGCGCTGGAAGAGCAAAACGGCGAACGGATCGTCGAATCGGATGAGCTGCGCAAGCTGGGCAAGTAG
- a CDS encoding DUF4136 domain-containing protein — MFRRIVLLTCALLLTACQSNSINRDFDAQRDFGGYRSWSWKEPAVQYQPDNDPRLKSDLTEQRLRQSIGEQLDQRGLRMATGGARPDLKVQAWLIVENRQQTVSTNYGGGWSPWGGYGYWNGPINTETRSVDYKVGTVQIDMFDGKDGKLVWRGSTERILNDNAGSPSERDQAMRTTVAKILEQYPPR, encoded by the coding sequence ATGTTTCGCCGTATCGTTCTGCTGACCTGTGCCTTGTTGCTGACGGCCTGTCAGAGCAACTCGATCAATCGCGACTTCGATGCCCAGCGGGATTTCGGCGGCTATCGCAGCTGGAGCTGGAAAGAGCCCGCCGTTCAGTATCAGCCCGACAATGATCCAAGGCTCAAGAGCGACCTGACCGAGCAACGCCTTCGCCAGTCGATCGGCGAGCAGCTGGACCAGCGCGGTCTGCGCATGGCAACAGGCGGTGCCAGGCCGGATTTGAAAGTGCAGGCCTGGCTGATTGTCGAAAACCGTCAGCAGACGGTCAGCACCAACTATGGCGGCGGCTGGAGCCCCTGGGGTGGTTATGGCTACTGGAACGGGCCGATAAACACCGAAACCCGCAGCGTCGATTACAAGGTCGGCACCGTGCAGATCGATATGTTCGACGGCAAGGACGGCAAACTGGTCTGGCGCGGCAGCACCGAGCGCATCCTCAACGACAACGCCGGCAGCCCGTCCGAACGCGATCAGGCCATGCGCACCACAGTGGCGAAAATCCTGGAGCAGTATCCACCGCGCTAA
- a CDS encoding MaoC/PaaZ C-terminal domain-containing protein — translation MTAHWRYLNSLQPLSNLFIQAALRRKVTGMQLPDLGLRSWIAVDTDKLEAYRKVCGFEESSLLPPTYPHVLAFPLQMQLMTSEEFPFPLLGLIHLANRTRTHRPLGGVSQLYISVQATDLRPHAKGATFTLVTQAEDGMGLLWEEESTLLCTAVHLEDSPVSYPEAAPLPLSELQGWRATAQIGREYAKVSGDYNPIHLSAPSAKLFGFPRAIAHGMWLKARTLAALGEHLPASNVEISVQFQKPVRLPADVTLSASAAGSQGQFRVEGQEGIVHMVGSWQPLSE, via the coding sequence ATGACGGCTCACTGGCGCTACCTCAATTCCCTGCAGCCCCTGTCTAACCTGTTCATCCAGGCAGCGCTCAGGCGCAAGGTCACCGGGATGCAGCTACCCGATCTGGGCTTGCGCAGCTGGATCGCGGTCGATACCGACAAGCTTGAAGCGTACCGCAAGGTCTGCGGATTCGAAGAGAGCAGCCTGCTGCCTCCGACCTATCCGCACGTGCTGGCGTTTCCGTTGCAAATGCAATTGATGACCTCCGAGGAGTTTCCGTTTCCGCTGCTGGGGTTGATTCACCTCGCCAATCGCACCCGTACGCATCGTCCACTGGGCGGGGTGAGCCAGTTGTACATCAGTGTTCAGGCCACTGATCTGCGCCCGCACGCCAAGGGTGCAACGTTCACGCTGGTCACTCAGGCCGAAGACGGCATGGGGCTGTTGTGGGAAGAAGAAAGCACCCTGCTGTGCACCGCCGTGCATCTGGAAGACAGCCCAGTGAGCTATCCCGAAGCCGCGCCGCTACCACTCAGCGAGCTGCAAGGCTGGCGGGCGACGGCGCAGATAGGCCGCGAGTACGCCAAGGTGTCGGGCGACTACAACCCGATTCACCTCAGCGCCCCCAGCGCCAAGCTGTTCGGTTTCCCTCGCGCCATCGCCCACGGCATGTGGCTCAAGGCCCGTACGCTCGCGGCGCTGGGCGAGCATTTGCCGGCCTCGAATGTCGAGATCAGCGTGCAGTTCCAGAAGCCTGTACGCCTGCCTGCAGACGTGACGCTGTCGGCCAGTGCCGCTGGCTCGCAAGGCCAGTTCCGTGTCGAAGGCCAGGAGGGCATCGTGCATATGGTCGGCAGCTGGCAGCCTCTCAGCGAGTGA
- a CDS encoding YceK/YidQ family lipoprotein yields the protein MNKLLLVALALALTGCATARTLNAAKPGAPVVYAGTRLNMYALQGGCCAADRFGAEAPSYPGLDLPGSALLDTLLLPLSLLTAAGLGVQASGGL from the coding sequence ATGAATAAGCTGCTGCTGGTCGCGCTTGCGCTGGCGCTGACCGGCTGCGCAACGGCTCGCACGCTCAATGCGGCCAAACCGGGTGCGCCGGTGGTGTATGCCGGTACGCGGTTGAATATGTATGCGCTGCAGGGCGGCTGCTGTGCCGCCGACCGATTCGGCGCAGAAGCTCCCAGCTACCCGGGCCTTGACCTGCCGGGCAGTGCGCTGCTCGACACCCTGCTGCTGCCACTGTCATTGCTGACGGCAGCGGGGCTAGGGGTTCAGGCTTCGGGCGGGCTTTAA
- a CDS encoding methyltransferase domain-containing protein, whose product MSDRHFDQLATRFAEKIYGGAKGAIRLAVLQADLTETLPARPLHVLDIGAGLGHMSLWLAEQGHQVTLAEPAEPMLEGARQRFADAGQTATFIQAPWQALPDLLSDTYDLVLCHAVLEWLAEPHSILPVLRQLTKDDGWLSLAFYNRDALIYRNLLKGHFRKMRKNDMAGEKQSLTPQQPLDPRELATQLEGLWQVETRSGVRVFHDYMPVEFQARAELTDLLEMELAHRRHPAFAGLGRYLHWMCRPV is encoded by the coding sequence GTGAGTGATCGGCATTTCGACCAGCTGGCGACCCGCTTTGCGGAAAAGATCTATGGCGGTGCCAAGGGAGCCATTCGTCTGGCGGTGCTGCAGGCCGACCTGACCGAGACCCTGCCGGCGCGACCGCTTCATGTACTGGATATCGGCGCCGGGCTGGGCCACATGTCACTTTGGCTGGCCGAACAGGGTCATCAGGTGACCCTGGCCGAACCCGCCGAGCCGATGCTCGAAGGCGCACGTCAGCGCTTCGCCGATGCCGGACAGACGGCAACCTTCATTCAGGCTCCGTGGCAGGCACTGCCCGATTTACTGAGCGACACTTATGATCTGGTGCTGTGCCACGCGGTGCTGGAGTGGCTGGCCGAGCCGCACAGCATCCTCCCGGTGCTGCGCCAGTTGACCAAGGACGATGGCTGGTTGTCGCTGGCGTTTTACAACCGCGATGCCTTGATCTATCGCAACCTGCTGAAGGGCCACTTCCGCAAGATGCGCAAAAATGACATGGCCGGGGAAAAACAGAGCCTGACGCCTCAGCAACCGCTCGACCCTCGGGAGCTAGCGACGCAACTTGAAGGACTGTGGCAAGTCGAAACCCGTAGCGGGGTGCGGGTATTTCACGATTACATGCCGGTTGAATTCCAGGCTCGGGCCGAGCTGACGGATCTGCTGGAAATGGAACTGGCGCACCGGCGTCATCCAGCCTTTGCCGGGCTGGGTCGATACCTTCACTGGATGTGCCGTCCGGTCTGA
- the ubiX gene encoding flavin prenyltransferase UbiX, translating into MSGPERVTVAMTGASGAPYGLRLLDCLVREDREVHFLISKAAQLVMATETDVRLPPKAMMMQAFLTEYTGASAGQIRVYGRDDWMSPVASGSGAPSAMVVVPCSTGSLSAIATGACNNLIERAADVTLKERRQLILVPREAPYSSIHLEHMLKLSNMGAVILPASPGFYHQPQTIDDLVDFVVARILNLLNIPQDLLPRWGEHHIGSDE; encoded by the coding sequence ATGAGCGGCCCGGAGCGCGTTACGGTTGCCATGACTGGCGCTTCTGGCGCGCCATATGGCCTGCGCCTGCTGGATTGTCTGGTGCGTGAGGACCGGGAAGTACATTTCCTGATCTCCAAGGCGGCGCAATTGGTGATGGCCACCGAGACCGATGTGCGCCTGCCGCCCAAGGCGATGATGATGCAGGCGTTTCTGACGGAGTACACCGGTGCGTCTGCCGGGCAGATTCGCGTCTATGGACGCGATGACTGGATGTCGCCAGTGGCCTCCGGCTCGGGGGCGCCCAGCGCGATGGTGGTGGTGCCGTGTTCCACCGGTTCGCTGTCGGCGATCGCCACCGGGGCCTGCAACAATTTGATCGAGCGCGCCGCTGACGTGACGCTGAAGGAGCGGCGCCAATTGATTCTGGTGCCGCGCGAAGCGCCGTATTCCAGCATTCATCTGGAACACATGCTCAAACTGTCGAACATGGGTGCAGTGATTTTGCCGGCGTCTCCCGGCTTTTATCACCAGCCGCAGACCATCGACGACCTGGTGGACTTTGTCGTCGCGCGGATCCTCAATCTGCTGAATATTCCTCAGGACTTGCTGCCGCGCTGGGGCGAGCACCATATTGGCAGCGATGAATAA